Proteins from a genomic interval of Rosa chinensis cultivar Old Blush chromosome 2, RchiOBHm-V2, whole genome shotgun sequence:
- the LOC112185736 gene encoding proline dehydrogenase 2, mitochondrial, translated as MANRVIPAAQRLLKTLRPLNSASSTTISGVSPITFREKAQPEAEEELLLPPLDGHHPKAAEALFNLDDENNRLFASVPTLKLLRAAANLHMVAMEPMVDVGMWMMRSRLMTTPGVKDVILGFIRSTFYEHFCAGEDTVATGESVRALNEAGLRGMLVYALEYASDNESCDRNLQGFLDTVESTKSLPRSSVSFIILKITAICPMKLLQRVSDLLRWQQKDPSFNLPWKHETLPIFSESSPLYHTMEKPEPLTPEEERDLELVHQRLQRLSERCVEANVPLSVDAEYTSIQPSIDYLTYASAIKHNKGDNPIVYGTIQAYLKDAKERLLLASKAADKMGIPMGFKVVRGAYMSCESKIASALGYDSPIHNSIEETHACYNECASYMLERIGNGSGAVVLATHNVESGKLAVKKAHEIGISKVHQKLEFAQLYGMAEALSFGLKDAGFQVSKYMPFGPIELVMPYLLRRAEENRGLLSASTLDRNLTREELKRRLKAAIF; from the exons ATGGCCAACCGTGTAATCCCAGCAGCACAGAGACTCCTGAAGACGCTCCGCCCTCTCAACTCGGCTTCCTCCACCACCATCTCCGGCGTTTCGCCGATCACCTTCCGTGAAAAGGCCCAACCCGAAGCGGAGGAGGAGCTGCTGCTGCCGCCCCTGGACGGCCACCACCCCAAAGCAGCGGAGGCCTTGTTCAACCTCGACGACGAGAACAACAGGCTGTTTGCGTCGGTTCCTACGTTGAAGCTGCTCCGCGCGGCGGCGAATCTCCACATGGTGGCGATGGAGCCGATGGTGGACGTGGGAATGTGGATGATGAGGTCGAGGCTGATGACGACGCCCGGGGTCAAAGACGTCATTTTGGGGTTCATAAGGTCCACGTTTTACGAGCACTTTTGCGCCGGTGAGGACACCGTGGCGACCGGTGAGTCGGTTCGCGCGCTCAACGAGGCGGGGCTTAGGGGCATGCTGGTCTACGCCTTAGAGTACGCCAGCGACAACGAGTCATGTGATCGGAACTTGCAGGGCTTCTTGGACACCGTTGAATCCACCAAGTCCCTTCCTCGTTCTTCC GTGAGCTTTATTATACTGAAGATTACTGCAATATGCCCCATGAAGCTTCTCCAGCGGGTTAGTGACTTGCTGAGATGGCAACAGAAAGACCCTTCTTTCAATCTTCCATGGAAGCATGAGACTCTACCCATTTTCTCGGAATCCAGTCCTCTGTATCATACGATGGAAAAACCCGAACCTTTAACTCCGGAAGAAGAGCGTGATCTCGAGTTAGTCCATCAGAGACTACAAAGACTATCCGAAAGGTGCGTAGAAGCTAATGTCCCTTTATCGGTGGATGCAGAGTACACATCGATTCAGCCTTCCATTGATTACTTGACATACGCTTCTGCAATCAAGCACAATAAAGGTGACAACCCAATTGTTTACGGTACAATCCAAGCTTATTTGAAAGATGCAAAGGAAAGATTGTTGCTAGCATCAAAGGCTGCAGACAAGATGGGCATTCCGATGGGTTTCAAAGTGGTGAGGGGTGCTTATATGTCATGTGAAAGTAAAATAGCTTCTGCCTTGGGCTATGACTCTCCCATTCACAACAGCATTGAGGAGACACACGCGTGCTACAACGAGTGTGCTTCTTACATGCTTGAGAGAATTGGAAATGGCTCCGGCGCTGTTGTTCTCGCAACCCATAATGTAGAATCTG GGAAACTGGCTGTGAAAAAAGCACATGAAATTGGGATCAGCAAGGTGCACCAGAAGCTCGAATTTGCTCAGCTGTACGGAATGGCAGAAGCACTTTCCTTTGGTCTGAAAGACGCAGGGTTTCAAGTCAGCAAGTATATGCCATTTGGACCTATAGAATTAGTGATGCCTTACCTTTTACGGAGGGCTGAAGAAAACCGAGGGCTTTTATCTGCTTCAACTCTAGACAGAAACCTTACCAG GGAGGAGTTGAAAAGGAGACTCAAAGCAGCAATTTTCTAA
- the LOC112185735 gene encoding probable inactive ATP-dependent zinc metalloprotease FTSHI 3, chloroplastic: protein MACFSVVCNTGFLPVHNNLGVYGGKPKSLGRFRDFCCDSFAFSSLRFDKDCNFHHGLVWNSEFWSLSGRKSGAHLQRYSNYGDKSKYGLRCYSKIGPLTNENSANKQINLGKKGGSNVRKRFSLRLRPRVRLLALRLRRVSIRSILIDVAIFLRNNKRKVTLFTSVSVALGMCYLFLRLTAIPSPKMVPYSELVTSIRNESVSKVLLEEGSRRIYYNTHSPIVGSTRSSNEELPSDQIENVANEVASDDGQLSGQALNRNKLKKLSVTRSSAPEWQFSTRKVDHDEKFLLSLMREKGITYGSAPQSVLMSMRTTLITIISLWIPLMPLMWLLYRQLSAASSPAKKRRPDNQLVGFDDVEGVDAAKLELMEIVLCLQGAINYNKLGAKLPRGVLLVGPPGTGKTLLARAVAGEAGVPFFTVSASEFVEMFVGRGAARIRDLFNVARKNSPSIIFIDEIDAVGTKRGRSFNDERDQTLNQLLTEMDGFESDSKVVVVAATNRPEVLDPALCRPGRFSRKVVVGEPDEDGRRKILAVHLRGVPLEEDVNLISDLIASLTPGFVGADLANIVNEAALLAARRGGESVTREDVMEAIERAKFGINDKRLRPTRISNELGKLFPWMPSLTGKNNTRQDGAQGPLGYQTLS, encoded by the exons ATGGCTTGCTTTTCTGTTGTTTGCAATACTGGGTTTCTCCCTGTTCATAATAATCTGGGAGTTTATGGTGGAAAGCCTAAGTCTTTAGGGAGATTCAGAGACTTTTGTTGTGATTCATTTGCTTTTAGTTCTCTAAGATTTGATAAAGATTGCAACTTTCATCATGGGTTGGTCTGGAACAGTGAGTTTTGGTCACTTAGTGGTCGAAAAAGTGGAGCTCATTTACAGAGATATAGTAATTATGGTgataaatcaaaatatgggTTGCGTTGTTACAGCAAAATTGGGCCACTGACAAATGAGAACAGTGCAAATAAGCAGATCAATTTGGGGAAAAAGGGTGGCAGTAATGTGAGGAAGAGGTTTTCATTAAGATTGCGTCCGAGGGTGCGGTTATTAGCTTTAAGATTGAGAAGAGTTTCAATCCGGTCGATATTGATTGATGTTGCGATCTTCTTgagaaataataaaagaaaagttactcTTTTTACTTCGGTTTCGGTAGCATTGGGAATGTGCTATCTGTTTTTAAGGTTAACAGCAATCCCGTCTCCAAAAATGGTTCCGTATTCAGAATTGGTTACAAGCATACGGAATGAGTCTGTTTCGAAAGTTCTTCTCGAGGAGGGATCTCGGAGGATATATTATAACACACACTCTCCCATTGTTGGGAGTACTCGGTCGTCTAATGAAGAATTACCGAGTGATCAAATTGAGAATGTGGCCAATGAGGTTGCAAGTGATGATGGTCAACTATCCGGTCAAGCATTGAACCgtaataaattgaagaaattatCAGTGACTCGATCTTCAGCCCCTGAATGGCAGTTTTCCACCAGAAAAGTAGATCATGATGAGAAATTTCTTCTTAGTTTGATGAGAGAAAAAGGGATTACATATGGCTCAGCTCCTCAATCAGTGTTGATGTCAATGAGGACTACTTTGATAACGATAATATCTCTGTGGATTCCTTTGATGCCATTGATGTGGCTTCTTTATCGTCAACTTTCTGCTGCTAGTAGCCCAGCTAAAAAGCGGCGACCTGATAATCAGTTGGTTGGGTTTGACGATGTTGAGGGAGTTGACGCTGCCAAATTAGAGCTTATGGAG ATAGTTTTATGCTTGCAAGGAGCCATTAACTACAACAAACTAGGAGCAAAGTTACCTAGAGGTGTACTGCTGGTGGGTCCTCCAGGAACAGGGAAAACACTACTTGCTCGTGCAGTGGCTGGAGAAGCAGGTGTACCATTTTTCACTGTTTCTGCCAGTGAATTTGTTGAGATGTTTGTCGGAAGAGGGGCAGCTCGCATCAGAGATCTATTTAATGTGGCAAGAAAAAATTCACCCTCAATCATATTCATTGATGAGATTGATGCAGTTGGAACAAAGCGTGGTAGAAGTTTCAACGATGAGCGTGACCAAACGCTGAATCAG TTGCTGACAGAAATGGATGGATTTGAGTCGGATTCGAAAGTGGTTGTTGTTGCAGCAACTAATCGGCCTGAAGTATTGGATCCAGCCCTTTGTAGGCCAGGCCGCTTCTCAAGAAAAGTAGTTGTAGGAGAACCAGATGAAGATGGAAGGAGAAAGATCTTGGCTGTACATTTGAGAGGAGTTCCGTTGGAGGAAGATGTTAATCTTATCAGTGATCTCATTGCTTCTCTGACACCAGGTTTTGTGGGGGCTGATCTCGCAAACATTGTCAATGAAGCTGCTTTACTTGCTGCTCGTAGGG GTGGTGAAAGCGTTACCAGAGAAGATGTAATGGAAGCAATTGAAAGAGCAAAGTTTGGAATCAATGATAAGCGACTTAGGCCTACAAGAATAAGCAACGAGCTCGGGAAACTCTTCCCATGGATGCCTTCTCTGACGGGAAAGAATAATACAAGACAAGACGGAGCGCAAGGGCCACTAGGATACCAAACTCTGAGCTGA